TTCGGCACCTCAACTATTCCCCCATACTGCCATGTCACACGAAGCTTACGCGCTTTTTTTCCGCGAGCTGGCCAACGATAAGGTTGCGCTGGTAGGAGGCAAAAATGCCTCCCTAGGTGAAATGTTCAACCGCCTCACCCCGCAGGGCATCAACGTGCCGAACGGCTTTGCCACCACCGCGGCGGCCTACTGGCTTTTCCTCGACGAGAACAACCTGCGCGAGCCGTTGGCCAGGCTTATGGCGCAGGTAGACAAGCAGGAGTACAGCAATGTGCAGCAAATCGGCGCGCAGGCCCGCGAGCTGCTGCGCTCGGCCCGCATTCCGGCGCCGGTGGCTGCTTCTATTATTGATGCTTACCGCGAGCTATGCGCCTCCTACGACCGCGAAATACAAGTGGCCGTGCGCAGCAGCGCCACCGCCGAAGATTTGCCCACCGCCAGTTTTGCCGGCCAGCACGATTCGTTCTTGAACGTGCAGGGCGAACAGGCGCTGCTGCAGGCTTGCCTGCGGTGCTACGTGTCGCTGTTCAACGACCGCGCCATCAAGTACCGCCTGCAAAACGGCTTCGACCACTTACGCGTGGCATTGTCGGTGGGTGTGCAGAAGATGGTGCGCTCCGACCTCGCCTCGGCCGGCGTGGCTTTCACCATCGAGCCCGAAACCGGGCACGATAATTTTATTTACCTGACCGGCAGCTGGGGCCTGGGCGAAAACGTGGTGCAAGGCGCCGTCAACCCCGACGAGTTTTACCTGTTCAAGCCCGCTTTGCGCGGCGGCTTTCGGGCGCTGGTTACCAAAAAGCTCGGCGACAAAGCCAAGACCATGCGCTACGTGGAGCAGGGCACCGGCATTGTAAACACCGATACTCCCGCCGAAAAGCAGTCGGTGTACGTGCTCACCGATGCCGAGGTGGAGCAGCTGGGCCGTTGGTTTTTGCAGATTGAGGAGCACTACGGCATGCCCATGGACATTGAATGGGCCAAAGACGGGCACGATCAGCAGCTCTACATTGTGCAGGCCCGGCCCGAAACCATTCACCACGGGCAGCGGGCGCTGCGCCTGCACGAGTACCACCTAACCGAAAAGCACAAGGTGCTGGCCACCGGCAAAGCCGTGGGCAACCAGATTGCCTCGGGCGTGGCGCGCATCATCAGCTCGCCGGCCGAAGGGCACCGCCTGCAGCAAGGCGAAATACTGGTAACCGACAGCACTAGTCCCGACTGGAACGTTATCCTGAAGAAAGCCGCCGTAATTGTAACCAATAAAGGCGGCCGCACCAGCCACGCCGCCATTGTAGCGCGCGAGCTGGGCCTCTCGGCCGTGGTGGGCACCCAAAACGCCACCGAGCAAATTCAGGACGGGCAGCTCATCACCGTGTCGTGCGCCGAGGGCGACGAAGGCAAGGTGTTCGATGGTAAGTTGGCCTGGCAGGAAACCGAAATCGACCTGGAGAAGGTGCAGCTGCCCAGCACCAAGCCCATGCTGATCCTGGCCGACCCCGACCGAGCCTTGCAGCTAGCCCGCTACCCCAGCCAGGGGGTGGGGCTGATGCGCATGGAGTTCGTCATCAACAACGCCATTCAAATTCACCCCATGGCCTTGGTGAAGTTTGATGAGCTGCAGGACTCGCAGGCGCGCGACGTGATTGAGCAGCTTACTGCGCACTACGACAGCAAGCCGGCCTACTTTGTGGATAAGCTGGCGCAGGCCATTGGCTTTGTGGCCGCGGCCTTTTACCCGCGCGAGGTTATCGTGCGCATGAGCGACTTCAAGACCAACGAATACGCCAACCTCATTGGCGGGCAGCAGTTTGAGCCAAGTGAGGAAAACCCGATGCTGGGCTTCCGGGGTGCCTCGCGCTACTACAGCCCGCAGTACCGCGAGGGGTTCCGGCTGGAGTGCGAAGCCCTGAAGCGCGTGCGCTCCGAAATGGGCCTCACCAACGTGAAAGCCATGATTCCGTTTTGCCGCACCGTGGCCGAGGGCCAGCAAGTGGTAGCCCTGATGGAGGAATTTGGCCTGAAGCGCGGCGACGACGGCCTGCAGATTTACGTAATGGCCGAAATCCCGAGCAACGTAATCCTGGCCGAAGACTTCGCGCAGGTGTTCGACGGCTTCTCCATCGGCTCGAACGACCTCACGCAGCTTACCCTAGGTATCGACCGCGACTCCTCGATTGTGAGCCACTTGTTCGACGAGCGCAACGAGGCCGTTACGCGCATGCTCGCGCAGGTTATCCGCATCAGCAAAGCCTGCGGGCGGCCCATTGGCTTGTGCGGCCAAGCCCCCAGCGACTACCCCGCGTTTGCGCAGTTCTTGGTGGCGCAGGGTATCAACAGCATTTCCTTTACGCCCGATGCGCTGCTGAAAGGCATTGCCAACATGGTGCAGGCCGAGCAGGCCGTAGCCAACGGGCAAGTGGCCACGTCGCAAGAGCAAGCAGTGCCCGCCTAAACCTGCCACCCCGACGCACCGATTGCCCCCGGGCACCTAGGCCAACCCTAGGTGCCCGAGGGGCGGGGGCTGATACGGAGCTAATTGTAGCGCTTAACAGGCTGTGCAAAAGTGCGCTATGGGGTAGGCTGCTGCAGCGGAATGCGTGTGTTTGCGCATCCGCTGCCGCCTAGGTGAGCGGCTAATTGTTGCTTGGCCGTTTGGTTTTGCCGATCTGTTTGCGGGGCTTTAGCGGGCTTATGATGCAGGGCAGTTTTGGTTGCGAAGCTTGCAGCCTGCACGGCGCAACAGATGGCTGCAGGGCTCGGCGTGGCCGGCGGCACCTTCAGTCTCTTTCGTGGCAAAGGCCCGGCCCGCGCAGTGCAGCACTGCGCGGGCCGGGCCTTTGCTTGCCGGATGATGCTTTAAGCTTCGGGCATTGCGCCGCTGTTGGCGGCGGGTTGTTTGGCGTGTTGCGCCTGCGGCTTGGGTTCGGTTACCGGAACAACCATCATGGGCACCCGGGTGCGGGCCATTACCTGCGCCGTTACGCTCCGATGAAACACCTCGCTTAGGTAGCTGCGGCTGCGGGCCATAAGCAGTACGAGGTCGGCGCCTACGTCTTGCTGGGCTTCCATAATGCCCGTGGCGGCGCTTTTGTGCAGGTAGCCGCGCAGGCTGAGGCTGCGGTTGGGCGCCAGGCCGCTGTGCTGCACGGCCCGCAGCGCCCGGGTGCAGCCCGCGTTGTCCTCCACCTCCGATACGTACGCCACCGTCAGCTCCGTACCCATGTGGCGCAGCAGTGGCGTAACCACTTTGGCCGCTTCGGTGAGTTCGAAGGCTTCGCGGTCGGCGGCTACGAGCAGCTGTTGGGGTGGGTTGGGGGCGGTGCCCTCGGGCACCAGCAGCAGCGGCAGCTGCGCGGCCCGCAGCAGATCGAGGGTGGTGGCGCTCACCTGCTCGGGCGAGTTGTGGCTCGCCGCCGGCAAGCCCAGCACAAACACGGCCGGGTAGTAGCGCGCCGCCAGATCGGCCGCCACCGTGGGCAGCAAATCGGTGGTAACCTCCACCGTGGCCGGGACGCGCAGCTGGGCGGCCAGCTGCGCCAGCAGCGCCTCCGTATCGGCCGATTGCTCAAGCTCCTGGCGCCGCCAGGCTTCGCCGGCAAACACGTAGGGGTCGTAAAGCGAGGCGCGGTTGGCATGTAGCAGCACCAGCTGGCCTCCTTGGGCGCTGGCCAGCGCATCGGCGTACTGCAGCGCCGCCCGCGCAGGCGGGTAAAAGTTCGTCAGAACAATGAAGGTGGTGCCCATGATGAAAAGCCAGGTAAGGGGGCAGGTGGAAAGGAGCGGAAACCTAGGCGCTGCGCCAGGCCTAAAAGGGCTGCGTGGTTAATAAGCGCTGCCGTACACGCCCAGGGCGTGGGCATTGCGCAGGCCCTCGGCTTCGGTCAGGGTGTCGTTGAGGCGGTGCTGACCTAGGGGCGAGGAGTAAGCCTCGGCCGTGGCAGCCCACGCCTGGCGGCCCGAATACTTGCCAAGCTGGCCGGAGCCGTGGTGCAAGGAGGCTGACCGCCCGGAGCGCGGGCGCAACGTCGGAGCAGTGCGGTAGTTCATAAGCGGCGAGGTAAGTGAAATGAAGCGAAGCCGAGCCTGTAGGTGCCGCCCTTGCAACTGCAGGCGGTGCACAAAGTGCAGTAGCAAGTTGCCTGGTATTCAGGGGGTATTGCATGACGTGCGTTAATAAATATACTGACTTATATCATATTAAATATTAGCTTAATATTATTGTTGTGCTTGGTGTCGGCCGTTGTAAGCGCTTAAACTTAAGCGCAGTAGTGCCCGAGCAGCCCCGCCCGGGGCCGGGCTTGGCCCCGGGCGGGGCTGCTTCGTAACGCCGGCTGCCGCGTACCTAAGCGCACCAAGTGCCTGCACGCGCGGCTTAGTAGATCCAGGGGCCGTTTTGGGCCGAGCGGTACTGGTGCCAGCTGATGGCGGCCAGCATCAGCACTACCAATGAAAACCAGAAGGTGGGGGTTACCATGGCTATCAAAAGAAAAGAGGTGAACACTGCGCACAGTGGCCAACCGGCCAGCCGAAAGATGCGGCTACGCCATAGCCCATGGCAATGACGATGGTCAATGCAAATGGTGCTCAAAGTCAGGCGTACAGCTTCGCGCGGGTGCGATATTTCGGTGCCCGCAGCCCGCACTGCTACATCCGCTAAGCCGTTAGTTTTATGCCCCCGTTGGTAACTCAGCCCGAAACTTTGCCCGCTGGCCTTTCGGCTGCCGAGGTGCAGCACCAGCGGCAGCGCTTCGGGCGCAACACGGTGGCGCAAGCCCAGCGCAGCAGCCTTTGGGCCAGCCTGCGCCGCCTGGCCGCCGAACCCATGTTTGTGCTGCTGGTGGTTACGGCGGGCCTGTATTTGCTGATGGGTAGCCGGGCCGAAGCCCTTACGCTGCTCGGGGCCACGGGGCTGGTGGCGGGCATTTCGCTGTACCAGGAAGCCCGGAGCGACCGGGCGCTGCAAGCCCTGAAAGCCCTGACGCAGCCGCGCGCTCGGGTACGGCGCCAAGGCAAGGAGCAAGAGCTGGCCGCCGAAGAAGTGGTGGTAGGCGACGTATTGGTAATTACCGAAGGCGAGCAGGTAGTGGCCGATGGCCTGCTGCTGCAAGCCCACGATTTGCTCACCGACGAGTCATTCCTGACCGGCGAGTCGCTGCCGGTGGCGAAGGCCGTCGACGGGGCGGAGCAGGTGTATGCGGGCTCTACCGTTGCGCGTGGCACCGCCGTGGCCCGGGTGGCAGCCGTGGGCGCACGCACGCGCCTCGGGCGCATCGGCGGGCTGATTGGCGAGGTACAGGCTCCCGCCACGCCGCTGCAAAGGCAAATTGCCCTGTTTGTGCGCCGCATGGCGCTGGTGGGCGGCGTGGCTTTTGCGCTGGTGTGGGCCTACAACTGGTGGGAGTCGGGCAGTGTGCTGCACGGGCTGCTGCACGGCCTTACGCTGGCCATGGCCATTTTGCCCGAAGAAATTCCGGCGGCCCTGGCGGCTTTTATGGCCCTGGGTGCGTGGCGCCTGATGCGCAGCGGCATTCTCACCAAGCAACCCCAAACCGTCGAAACCCTCGGCTCGGCCACCGTTATCTGCGTCGATAAAACCGGCACGCTCACCCAAAACCGGATGGCGCTTACCCAGCTGTACTGCCCCGGCCAAACGGCCCCCCGGGCCTTGGCTGCGCCC
The sequence above is drawn from the Hymenobacter sp. YIM 151858-1 genome and encodes:
- the ppsA gene encoding phosphoenolpyruvate synthase yields the protein MSHEAYALFFRELANDKVALVGGKNASLGEMFNRLTPQGINVPNGFATTAAAYWLFLDENNLREPLARLMAQVDKQEYSNVQQIGAQARELLRSARIPAPVAASIIDAYRELCASYDREIQVAVRSSATAEDLPTASFAGQHDSFLNVQGEQALLQACLRCYVSLFNDRAIKYRLQNGFDHLRVALSVGVQKMVRSDLASAGVAFTIEPETGHDNFIYLTGSWGLGENVVQGAVNPDEFYLFKPALRGGFRALVTKKLGDKAKTMRYVEQGTGIVNTDTPAEKQSVYVLTDAEVEQLGRWFLQIEEHYGMPMDIEWAKDGHDQQLYIVQARPETIHHGQRALRLHEYHLTEKHKVLATGKAVGNQIASGVARIISSPAEGHRLQQGEILVTDSTSPDWNVILKKAAVIVTNKGGRTSHAAIVARELGLSAVVGTQNATEQIQDGQLITVSCAEGDEGKVFDGKLAWQETEIDLEKVQLPSTKPMLILADPDRALQLARYPSQGVGLMRMEFVINNAIQIHPMALVKFDELQDSQARDVIEQLTAHYDSKPAYFVDKLAQAIGFVAAAFYPREVIVRMSDFKTNEYANLIGGQQFEPSEENPMLGFRGASRYYSPQYREGFRLECEALKRVRSEMGLTNVKAMIPFCRTVAEGQQVVALMEEFGLKRGDDGLQIYVMAEIPSNVILAEDFAQVFDGFSIGSNDLTQLTLGIDRDSSIVSHLFDERNEAVTRMLAQVIRISKACGRPIGLCGQAPSDYPAFAQFLVAQGINSISFTPDALLKGIANMVQAEQAVANGQVATSQEQAVPA
- a CDS encoding universal stress protein, whose amino-acid sequence is MGTTFIVLTNFYPPARAALQYADALASAQGGQLVLLHANRASLYDPYVFAGEAWRRQELEQSADTEALLAQLAAQLRVPATVEVTTDLLPTVAADLAARYYPAVFVLGLPAASHNSPEQVSATTLDLLRAAQLPLLLVPEGTAPNPPQQLLVAADREAFELTEAAKVVTPLLRHMGTELTVAYVSEVEDNAGCTRALRAVQHSGLAPNRSLSLRGYLHKSAATGIMEAQQDVGADLVLLMARSRSYLSEVFHRSVTAQVMARTRVPMMVVPVTEPKPQAQHAKQPAANSGAMPEA